From one Excalfactoria chinensis isolate bCotChi1 chromosome 9, bCotChi1.hap2, whole genome shotgun sequence genomic stretch:
- the DTYMK gene encoding thymidylate kinase yields MAGGRGALIVLEGMDRAGKSTQSRRLVQALQAAGHRADLLRFPERTTEIGRLIGAYLERERELEDHAVHLLFSANRWEHVTSMKEKLRQGITLVVDRYAFSGVAFTSAKENFCLEWCKQADAGLPKPDLILFLQLSPEEAAARGNFGRERYENGPFQEKVLQSFHNLMKEKTLNWKTMDASKSIEDLHKEIKTVAEKTMREVKDKPLGELWK; encoded by the exons ATGGCGGGCGGGCGCGGGGCTTTAATCGTGCTGGAAGGGATGGACCGCGCCGGGAAGAGCACGCAGAGCCGGCGGCTGGTTCAGGCGCTGCAGGCCGCCGGGCACCGCGCCGACCTCCTTCGCTTCCCGG AGAGGACGACGGAGATCGGGCGGCTGATCGGCGCCTATctggagagggagagggagctgGAGGACCACGCCGTGCACCTGCTGTTCTCCGCCAACCGCTGGGAGCACGT AACCTCGATGAAAGAGAAGCTCCGTCAAGGGATCACGCTTGTGGTTGACAGATACGCCTTTTCTGGAGTGGCCTTCACGAGTGCCAAGGAG AACTTCTGCCTGGAGTGGTGCAAACAGGCCGATGCTGGGCTCCCAAAGCCAGATTTGATCCTATTTCTTCAGCTGAGCCcggaggaagcagcagcacgaGGGAACTTTGGAAGAGAACGTTATGAGAATGGCCCCTTTCAAGAAAAAGTTCTACAGTCTTTCCATAATTTGATGAAGGAGAAGACATTAAACTGGAAG ACAATGGATGCTTCAAAGAGCATAGAAGACTTGCACAAAGAAATCAAGACCGTTGCAGAGAAGACTATGCGGGAGGTTAAGGATAAACCCTTGGGAGAGctctggaaataa
- the ING5 gene encoding inhibitor of growth protein 5, with protein sequence MATAMYLEHYLDSIENLPCELQRNFQLMRELDQRTEDKKAEIDRLAAEYIESVKKMSAEQRVEHLRRIQSAYGKCKEYSDDKVQLAMQTYEMVDKHIRRLDADLARFEADLKDKLEGSDFESSGSRNLKKGKSQKDKRSSRGRGKRTSEEDTPKKKKLKGGSEFADTILSVHPSDVLDMPVDPNEPTYCLCHQVSYGEMIGCDNPDCPIEWFHFACVDLTTKPKGKWFCPRCVQEKKKSKK encoded by the exons ATGGCGACCGCCATGTACCTGGAGCACTACCTGGACA GCATCGAGAACCTGCCGTGCGAGCTGCAGCGGAACTTCCAGCTGATGAGGGAGCTGGACCAGAGGACGGAAG ATAAGAAAGCCGAAATTGACCGCCTGGCCGCAGAATACATCGAGTCGGTGAAGAAGATGTCAGCCGAGCAGCGAGTGGAGCACCTGAGGAGAATCCAGAGCGCCTACGGTAAATGCAAGGAGTACAGCGACGACAAGGTGCAGCTGGCCATGCAGACCTACGAGATG GTGGATAAGCACATTCGCCGGCTGGATGCGGACTTGGCGCGGTTTGAAGCGGATCTGAAGGATAAACTGGAGGGCAGTGACTTTGAAAGCTCTGGATCACGAAACCTGAAAA AGGGAAAAAgtcagaaagacaaaagaagctCTCGTGGTCGAGGCAAGAGGACGTCTGAAGAGGACacaccaaagaaaaagaagctgaaaggaGG CTCCGAGTTTGCTGACACCATCCTGTCGGTGCATCCCTCAGATGTCCTGGACATGCCTGTGGACCCCAACGAACCCACCTACTGCTTGTGTCACCAGGTGTCCTACGGGGAGATGATTGGCTGTGACAACCCAGAC tgccCGATTGAGTGGTTCCACTTTGCTTGTGTGGACCTCACCACCAAACCAAAAGGGAAATG GTTTTGTCCACGTtgtgttcaggaaaaaaagaaaagcaagaagtaa
- the THAP4 gene encoding peroxynitrite isomerase THAP4 isoform X2: MVICCAAANCSNRQGKALRGAVSFHRFPLKDSKRLIQWLKAVQRDNWTPTKYSFLCSEHFTKDSFSRRLEDQHRLLKPTAVPTIFRLAEKKRDNLDYVRSSKKIASRVPLRDGEGPREGGCEVAQRTPSPERDLMVMQGTDEMEEVTLQAEIGSMSEEEEHLHGQLEGPRRRTLGDSLVAKPSPQKKADRSSAEDCPKGTWTGSWVADRSGVSVDDFTPPASGACKFIGSLHSYSFSSKHTRERPSFPKEQLERKRPKRDVEPSCSSNLMGHDKTVAEDSPTSSLTATPQKPSQGLSASPADLTPRPAAEAVMGRKGDTDANPMSINEVIMSASGACKLIDSLHSYCFSSRQSKSQVCCLREQVEKKNGELKLLRQRISRSDSQVRKLKEKLDELKRISIPYLNSLLSQDCETPQLNPVMEPLSWMLGTWLSDPPGDGTFPTMKPFQYLEEVHISHVGQPMLNFSFNAFHPDTRKPMHRECGFIRLKPDTNKVAFISAQNTGLVEVEEGEVNGQELSIASHSIARISFAKKPHVEQITRKFRLNSDGKLEQTVSMATTTQPMTQHLHITYKKVTP; encoded by the exons ATGGTGATCTGCTGCGCCGCCGCCAACTGCTCCAACCGGCAGGGCAAGGCGCTGCGCGGCGCCGTCTCCTTCCACAG GTTCCCTCTGAAGGACTCGAAGCGGCTGATTCAGTGGCTGAAGGCTGTTCAGAGGGACAACTGGACCCCCACCAAGTACTCGTTCCTCTGCAGCGAGCACTTCACCAAGGACAGCTTCTCGCGGCGGCTGGAGGACCAGCACCGGCTGCTGAAGCCCACCGCCGTCCCCACCATCTTCCGGCTCGCCGAGAAGAAGCGCGACAACCTGGATTATGTCAGGAGCAGCAAGAAAATAGCCAGCCGGGTCCCGCTGCGGGATGGGGAGGGCCCGAGGGAAGGAGGCTGTGAGGTAGCGCAGAGGACCCCATCTCCTGAGCGGGACCTTATGGTGATGCAAGGGACGGACGAGATGGAGGAGGTGACTCTGCAAGCGGAGATCGGGTCGATGTCTGAGGAGGAAGAGCATCTCCACGGCCAGCTGGAAGGCCCCCGGAGAAGGACGTTAGGCGATAGCTTGGTTGCAAAGCCCTCACCTCAGAAGAAGGCTGACAGATCTTCCGCGGAGGACTGTCCTAAAGGCACCTGGACGGGGAGCTGGGTGGCGGACAGGAGCGGCGTATCGGTGGACGATTTcacacctcctgcctctggtGCTTGCAAGTTCATCGGCTCCCTTCACTCCTACAGCTTTTCCTCTAAGCACACCAGAGAGAGGCCGTCTTTCCCAAAAGAGCAGCTAGAAAGGAAAAGGCCAAAGAGAGACGTGGAACCGAGCTGCAGTAGCAATCTCATGGGACACGATAAGACTGTAGCTGAAGACTCCCCTACTTCTTCCCTCACCGCGACCCCTCAGAAACCTTCCCAGGGTTTATCAGCATCCCCAGCAGACCTGACCCCTCGGCCTGCCGCCGAGGCCGTGATGGGACGGAAGGGTGACACGGATGCCAACCCCATGTCGATCAACGAGGTCATCATGTCAGCCTCGGGAGCCTGCAAGCTCATCGACTCCCTCCACTCGTACTGTTTCTCCTCCAGGCAAAGCAAAAGCCAGGTGTGCTGCTTGCGTGAGCAGGTAGAGAAGAAGAACGGGGAGTTGAAACTGTTGAGGCAGAGGATCAGCCGCTCAGACAGCCAAGTcaggaagctgaaggagaagctgGATGAGCTGAAGAGGATCAGTATCCCTTACTTGAACAGCCTGCTGTCCCAGGACTGTG AGACCCCACAGCTGAACCCCGTGATGGAGCCCCTCTCCTGGATGCTGGGCACGTGGCTCTCAGACCCACCAGGCGATGGCACCTTCCCCACTATGAAGCCATTCCAGTACCTGGAAGAAGTGCACATCTCTCACGTGGGACAGCCTATGCTCAACTTCTC ATTCAATGCCTTCCATCCGGACACCAGGAAACCAATGCACCGAGAATGTGGATTCATCCGCCTCAAACCTGACACTAATAAGGTGGCCTTCATCAGCGCCCAGAACACAG GTCTTGTGGAGGTGGAGGAAGGGGAGGTGAATGGTCAAGAGCTGTCTATAGCTTCTCACTCCATAGCCAGGATCTCCTTTGCCAAGAAGCCCCATGTAGAGCAG
- the THAP4 gene encoding peroxynitrite isomerase THAP4 isoform X1 codes for MAALPRAAPAAVPAETYAPARPNPLSPPAAGSPNGSAAHRRPARRLAVSSSLGAPRRALGAAMSSYGTPRRSAERRRAGGGKAGPREAERRRRRASGSAAPPMGAARREHAPRNSGGRARPSCCTEAAGPRPSAPGKAAPDRLGRAGGGPSRSSGGGRPAARKRFPLKDSKRLIQWLKAVQRDNWTPTKYSFLCSEHFTKDSFSRRLEDQHRLLKPTAVPTIFRLAEKKRDNLDYVRSSKKIASRVPLRDGEGPREGGCEVAQRTPSPERDLMVMQGTDEMEEVTLQAEIGSMSEEEEHLHGQLEGPRRRTLGDSLVAKPSPQKKADRSSAEDCPKGTWTGSWVADRSGVSVDDFTPPASGACKFIGSLHSYSFSSKHTRERPSFPKEQLERKRPKRDVEPSCSSNLMGHDKTVAEDSPTSSLTATPQKPSQGLSASPADLTPRPAAEAVMGRKGDTDANPMSINEVIMSASGACKLIDSLHSYCFSSRQSKSQVCCLREQVEKKNGELKLLRQRISRSDSQVRKLKEKLDELKRISIPYLNSLLSQDCETPQLNPVMEPLSWMLGTWLSDPPGDGTFPTMKPFQYLEEVHISHVGQPMLNFSFNAFHPDTRKPMHRECGFIRLKPDTNKVAFISAQNTGLVEVEEGEVNGQELSIASHSIARISFAKKPHVEQITRKFRLNSDGKLEQTVSMATTTQPMTQHLHITYKKVTP; via the exons ATGGCGGCCCTGCCGAGGGCTGCGCCCGCCGCCGTCCCCGCCGAGACATACGCCCCGGCACGACCTAACCCGCTGTCTCCGCCGGCGGCCGGCTCGCCCAATGGCAGCGCGGCTCACCGCCGTCCCGCGCGGCGATTGGCCGTCTCTTCGAGTTTGGGTGCGCCGCGACGCGCGCTGGGGGCCGCCATGTCGTCGTACGGAACGCCGCGGCGGAGCGCGGAGAGGCGCCGTGCCGGCGGCGGAAAGGCGGGGCCGCGGGAGgccgagcggcggcggcggcgtgcGAGCGGTTCGGCGGCGCCGCCCATGGGAGCCGCCCGCCGGGAGCACGCCCCGAGGAACTCCGGCGGCCGGGCGCGGCCATCGTGCTGTACGGAGGCCGCGGGGCCCCGCCCCTCCGCCCCCGGGAAGGCAGCTCCCGATCGCCTCGGACGAGCTGGTGGCGGCCCGAGCCGCTCGTCGGGAGGCGGCCGGCCGGCGGCGAGGAAGAG GTTCCCTCTGAAGGACTCGAAGCGGCTGATTCAGTGGCTGAAGGCTGTTCAGAGGGACAACTGGACCCCCACCAAGTACTCGTTCCTCTGCAGCGAGCACTTCACCAAGGACAGCTTCTCGCGGCGGCTGGAGGACCAGCACCGGCTGCTGAAGCCCACCGCCGTCCCCACCATCTTCCGGCTCGCCGAGAAGAAGCGCGACAACCTGGATTATGTCAGGAGCAGCAAGAAAATAGCCAGCCGGGTCCCGCTGCGGGATGGGGAGGGCCCGAGGGAAGGAGGCTGTGAGGTAGCGCAGAGGACCCCATCTCCTGAGCGGGACCTTATGGTGATGCAAGGGACGGACGAGATGGAGGAGGTGACTCTGCAAGCGGAGATCGGGTCGATGTCTGAGGAGGAAGAGCATCTCCACGGCCAGCTGGAAGGCCCCCGGAGAAGGACGTTAGGCGATAGCTTGGTTGCAAAGCCCTCACCTCAGAAGAAGGCTGACAGATCTTCCGCGGAGGACTGTCCTAAAGGCACCTGGACGGGGAGCTGGGTGGCGGACAGGAGCGGCGTATCGGTGGACGATTTcacacctcctgcctctggtGCTTGCAAGTTCATCGGCTCCCTTCACTCCTACAGCTTTTCCTCTAAGCACACCAGAGAGAGGCCGTCTTTCCCAAAAGAGCAGCTAGAAAGGAAAAGGCCAAAGAGAGACGTGGAACCGAGCTGCAGTAGCAATCTCATGGGACACGATAAGACTGTAGCTGAAGACTCCCCTACTTCTTCCCTCACCGCGACCCCTCAGAAACCTTCCCAGGGTTTATCAGCATCCCCAGCAGACCTGACCCCTCGGCCTGCCGCCGAGGCCGTGATGGGACGGAAGGGTGACACGGATGCCAACCCCATGTCGATCAACGAGGTCATCATGTCAGCCTCGGGAGCCTGCAAGCTCATCGACTCCCTCCACTCGTACTGTTTCTCCTCCAGGCAAAGCAAAAGCCAGGTGTGCTGCTTGCGTGAGCAGGTAGAGAAGAAGAACGGGGAGTTGAAACTGTTGAGGCAGAGGATCAGCCGCTCAGACAGCCAAGTcaggaagctgaaggagaagctgGATGAGCTGAAGAGGATCAGTATCCCTTACTTGAACAGCCTGCTGTCCCAGGACTGTG AGACCCCACAGCTGAACCCCGTGATGGAGCCCCTCTCCTGGATGCTGGGCACGTGGCTCTCAGACCCACCAGGCGATGGCACCTTCCCCACTATGAAGCCATTCCAGTACCTGGAAGAAGTGCACATCTCTCACGTGGGACAGCCTATGCTCAACTTCTC ATTCAATGCCTTCCATCCGGACACCAGGAAACCAATGCACCGAGAATGTGGATTCATCCGCCTCAAACCTGACACTAATAAGGTGGCCTTCATCAGCGCCCAGAACACAG GTCTTGTGGAGGTGGAGGAAGGGGAGGTGAATGGTCAAGAGCTGTCTATAGCTTCTCACTCCATAGCCAGGATCTCCTTTGCCAAGAAGCCCCATGTAGAGCAG
- the ATG4B gene encoding cysteine protease ATG4B, with the protein MDAATLTYDTLRFEYEDFPETKEPVWILGRKYSVFTEKEEILLDVTSRLWFTYRKNFPAIGGTGPTSDTGWGCMLRCGQMIFAQALVCRHLGRDWRWIKGKRQTDNYFSVLNAFIDKKDSYYSIHQIAQMGVGEGKSIGQWYGPNTVAQVLKKLATFDTWSSLAVHIAMDNTVVMEEIRRLCRSNFSYAGAAACPAVEADVLYNGYPEEAGVRDKLSLWKPLVLLIPLRLGLTEINEAYIETLKHCFMMPQSLGVIGGKPNSAHYFIGYVGEELIYLDPHTTQPAVEPSDSGCLPDESFHCQHPPCRMSIAELDPSIAVGFFCHTEEDFNDWCHQIKKLSLVRGALPMFELVERQPSHFSNPDVLNLTPDSSDADRLERFFDSEDEDFEILSL; encoded by the exons ATGGACGCAG CTACTCTTACCTATGACACTCTCAGGTTTGAATATGAAGACTTCCCTGAGACCAAAGAGCCTGTTTGGATCCTAGGCAGGAAATACAGCGTCTTTACAG agaaagaagagatcCTGTTGGATGTGACCTCTCGGCTTTGGTTCACCTACAGAAAGAACTTCCCTGCCATTG GAGGAACCGGTCCCACATCTGATACAGGCTGGGGCTGCATGTTGCGGTGTGGTCAGATGATCTTTGCTCAGGCCTTGGTCTGCAGGCATTTGGGAAGAG ACTGGAGGTGGATAAAAGGCAAGAGGCAGACAGATAATTACTTCAGTGTTCTTAATGCCTTCATTGACAAAAAAGACAGCTACTACTCCATTCACCAGATAG CCCAGATGGGAGTTGGAGAGGGGAAATCCATCGGTCAGTGGTATGGACCAAACACAGTTGCACAAGTGCTTAA AAAACTTGCCACTTTTGATACATGGAGTTCACTGGCAGTACATATAGCCATGGATAACACTGTTGTGATGGAAGAAATCA GGCGGTTGTGCCGGTCCAACTTCTCCtatgctggagctgcagcctgccctgctgtAGAGGCAGACGTGCTCTATAATGGGTACCCAGAGGAAGCAGGGGTTAGAGATAAGCTCTCACTGTGGAAACCATTGGTGCTGCTGATACCTCTCCGCCTTGGGCTCACAGAGATCAACGAAGCCTATATTGAAACACTAAAG cactgcttcatGATGCCCCAGTCCCTTGGAGTGATCGGAGGCAAACCAAACAGTGCTCACTACTTCATTGGTTATGTAG GTGAGGAGCTCATTTACCTGGATCCCCACACTACACAGCCTGCAGTGGAGCCCAGTGACAGTGGCTGTCTCCCCGATGAAAGCTTCCACTGCCAGCACCCTCCCTGCAGAATGAGCATTGCTGAGCTCGACCCCTCCATTGCAGTG GGCTTCTTCTGCCACACAGAGGAGGACTTTAATGATTGGTGCCACCAAATCAAAAAG CTGTCCCTGGTAAGAGGAGCACTGCCCATGTTTGAACTGGTTGAACGTCAGCCATCACATTTCTCCAACCCCGATGTTCTGAATCTCACACCAG ACTCCTCCGATGCCGACAGACTGGAAAGGTTCTTTGACTCAGAAGATGAAGACTTCGAGATCTTATCCCTCTGA